The sequence CGCATTCTTGCGCGCGGTCTTCGTCGTCACGCGCCTCGTCTCGAACATGGCGAATGTCTTGCTGCGCTCATCCTGCCCAAAAATGATCCGCGTCGGTTCTATCCGTGTTATTTTCCAACCATTTATATCGTCACCGACGCGAGCGGCGCGAACCTTGTCCATCGGATTGGGCCGGATGAAAGCGCGCGTTCCTTGCGCGTCGGTCAGCACGCCGAGCAGCACGACGGCCGGCGGCTCGGGCGGGGGTGGCGGCGGCTCGGCCTCGCGATGAGCCGTCGGGGTCGGCGGCGGCCGGCGGCTCGGCGAGAACAAAGGGAGGTCGCGCGTCGCGGCGAACCGCTCGAGCGGCTGGCGCGCCAGCGGATTGGCGTCGACGTGGGCCGGCGTCTCCTGCGCGGGGACATGCGAGGCGGCGAGAAGGGCGAGAGCGACGAGCAGCGAGCGTCTCATGACGCCGTCCGGCGCCAATGGGCGCGAAGGTTCAAGGTGACGCGCAAAAGCGGCTGCGAGCCGCCGCGTCGCGCCCCGTCCAGCGGCTGGAGCGAGAACGCCTCGACGAAGACATAAGGCGTCCCCGCCTCCAGCTCATAGAGCAGCGCCTGCAGCGCCGAGAGCTCCATGTCGAAGGTCGCCTGCAATTGGACGGCGTCGGCCGCCTCCTTGCCCATCGGCGGCGGGGCGTTGGACGAGGTCAGAGCGGCGTGCTGGGCCGCGACGAGGCGCGTGACATAGGCCTGCAATTGCGCGCCGGCGAGCGCCGCGGTCGGCGCCGCGAGAAGCGCCGCCTCGGGCGCGAC comes from Methylosinus sp. H3A and encodes:
- the gspM gene encoding type II secretion system protein GspM, whose amino-acid sequence is MRLDDLRINREEGAALGALAGLVLVCGAAALFALAGRGGAAEENAQRRDALARLEVAQKRAGGPGDRGVAPEAALLAAPTAALAGAQLQAYVTRLVAAQHAALTSSNAPPPMGKEAADAVQLQATFDMELSALQALLYELEAGTPYVFVEAFSLQPLDGARRGGSQPLLRVTLNLRAHWRRTAS